A DNA window from Vanessa cardui chromosome 16, ilVanCard2.1, whole genome shotgun sequence contains the following coding sequences:
- the LOC124536153 gene encoding ADP-ribosylation factor-like protein 4C → MGANMGKNSSLLDALPSTQGTLHVVMLGLDSAGKTTALYRLKFDQYLNTVPTIGFNCEKVKGTIGKSKGVNFLVWDVGGQEKLRPLWKSYTRCTDGIIFVLDSVDIERMEEAKMELIRTAKSPDNAGVPILVLANKQDLPGAKEPRELEKLLGLHELVSSPHGSRDAHSWHVQPACAITGEGLHEGLEALYEMILKRRKLAKLQKKRVR, encoded by the coding sequence ATGGGTGCAAATATGGGCAAGAACTCGAGCCTGCTCGACGCGCTGCCTTCCACGCAGGGCACGCTCCATGTTGTTATGCTGGGCCTCGACTCTGCCGGCAAAACTACAGCGCTCTACAGGCTCAAATTCGACCAGTATCTTAACACCGTCCCGACTATAGGTTTCAACTGTGAGAAGGTTAAAGGCACAATCGGAAAATCTAAAGGTGTTAATTTCCTCGTATGGGATGTGGGTGGACAGGAAAAGCTCCGGCCGCTATGGAAATCATACACACGCTGCACGGATggcattatatttgttttagactCCGTTGACATTGAGAGAATGGAAGAAGCTAAAATGGAACTCATACGTACAGCCAAATCACCAGACAATGCAGGAGTTCCCATACTCGTTCTAGCAAACAAACAGGATTTGCCAGGAGCGAAGGAACCTCGTGAATTAGAAAAGCTACTAGGATTACACGAGCTTGTATCATCACCACACGGCTCACGCGATGCGCACTCTTGGCACGTCCAACCGGCTTGCGCTATTACTGGCGAGGGTCTTCATGAGGGTCTTGAAGCATTATACGAGATGATACTCAAAAGAAGAAAACTGGCCAAGTTACAGAAAAAAAGAGTCAGATAA
- the LOC124536152 gene encoding uncharacterized protein LOC124536152, producing the protein MLNGTKSKTMSSNKYSEKCKKELLLKKVNKKNKRELSDVSLQNSAVPHDKTTRLTNLRKVENILPLKLYSKKQDRDRFKQQLKINIDKKYKIISLDLKKRLYVENPLNDIFAVTDIDEDFYRRVDGRPLRLHIPIFKSLKESINKLLHIKEEIGVKSDNILNIDTNYRNEMYIFDSAVRSLKIQIKYFDTFISEDYQKSMTFLTKWDKLRSQVDLQVKELQNVALEKFTIISKLIGLEYRYGLQQKYGRFLYYLSPSSWRLSNRDFARSCEIEAKGFDFDNSNEEDTFIVIFERMRKICYGKPIKPAIYFTQPKDLMDVFDTMEKQQLHYYTHVHHLAPYTKILRNGIKSLKEVIFQESALVKGSINRFDKFLLFSEQRCAQLEAKFFKILYGLFYESVASLDVIKLTLHLQFCYERVLQEKPLNVNLKTLAKNLEYVYMDYSKKLDSISNDAVRRAMKNCMHTEQLKVKRSNNAAIELRLFYRLEKQLLRSHGIVTDNTYTPVHKHEPKDKKKLNNKNVKELKKKSLSEAEVEYLKLFTDWTENEDPAIYLLNLNDNTNDGDIDDNIDNK; encoded by the coding sequence ATGCTTAACGGTACTAAATCAAAGACGAtgtcttcaaataaatattcagaaaaatgtaaaaaggaGTTGCtgttgaaaaaagtaaataaaaaaaataaaagagaattATCAGACGTTTCATTGCAAAACTCCGCCGTGCCCCACGACAAAACCACACGACTAACTAATTTAAGGaaggttgaaaatattttacctttGAAATTATATTCGAAGAAGCAAGACAGAGATCGatttaaacaacaattaaaaataaatattgataaaaaatataaaattatcagcttagatttaaaaaaacgtcTGTACGTAGAAAATCCCCTTAATGATATATTTGCCGTTACTGACATTGATGAAGATTTTTACAGGCGTGTGGATGGTCGTCCATTACGGCTACATATTCCAATCTTTAAGTCGCTTAAAGAGTccataaataaactactacataTTAAAGAAGAAATAGGGGTGAAAtcggataatattttaaacattgacACAAATTACCGcaatgaaatgtatatatttgattCTGCCGTAAGAAGtctaaaaatacaaatcaaatattttgataCGTTTATATCTGAAGATTATCAAAAGTCTATGACTTTCTTGACCAAGTGGGATAAATTAAGAAGTCAAGTCGATTTACAGGTAAAAGAATTACAAAATGTAGCTTTGGaaaaatttactataatatcGAAACTTATTGGTTTGGAATATAGATATGGTCTCCAACAAAAATATGGtaggtttttgtattatttgtcaCCATCGAGTTGGCGTTTAAGTAATAGAGATTTTGCAAGATCATGTGAGATTGAAGCCAAAGGTTTCGACTTTGATAATTCCAATGAGGAAGATACTTTTATAGTGATATTTGAAAGAATGCGTAAAATTTGTTACGGTAAACCCATTAAACCAGCAATTTATTTTACTCAACCGAAGGATCTAATGGATGTTTTCGATACAATGGAAAAACAACAGCTTCACTATTATACGCATGTTCATCATCTAGCACCATATACGAAAATATTGAGGAAtggaataaaatcattaaaagaaGTTATTTTTCAAGAGTCTGCGTTAGTTAAAGGTTCCATAAACCGATTTGATAAATTTCTACTATTTTCCGAGCAGCGATGTGCTCAACTAGAAGCaaagtttttcaaaattttatatggtTTATTTTACGAATCTGTTGCTTCTCttgatgttataaaattaacattacattTGCAATTCTGTTATGAGAGAGTGCTTCAAGAAAAACCTTTAAACGTGAACCTAAAAACACTGGCAAAGAATTTAGAATATGTTTATATGGACTATTCTAAAAAATTGGATTCCATAAGTAATGACGCTGTTAGGCGTGCTATGAAAAACTGTATGCATACGGAGCAGTTGAAAGTTAAGAGGTCTAATAATGCTGCTATAGAACTACGCTTATTTTACAGATTAGAAAAACAGTTACTTCGCTCACATGGAATCGTTACTGATAACACATACACACCGGTACACAAACACGAACCgaaggataaaaaaaaattgaataataaaaacgtaaaagaaCTCAAAAAGAAATCTTTATCGGAGGCTGAGGTAGAATACTTAAAACTTTTTACAGATTGGACCGAAAATGAAGATCCTGCAATTTATTTGCTAAACTTAAACGACAATACTAATGACGGTGATATTGatgataatattgataataaataa
- the LOC124536338 gene encoding uncharacterized protein LOC124536338 has protein sequence MSCLKEKPKPMVPLKTLDIIFRRRYVPNTQHYFANRKHAVKEEKVVMKSRPFRIPRSEKLLSYIKYSDRKEKLISKNRLSQPLHLKDNLRIAATRDISERLFVEEPLDDVRAVVEIHPEFYTVIEGRPLRSFDDIKVYVNNIRNYAMNRQQIGYRRDLIMKIEQNIVDESKEYDDIVIKLKQHIKDFQRFLTEDYKISCAKVSRAEKVYAELVAKNSEFLGYVSKLTILNNILFKLDAIRSILKIYRSYLIFVAPLSWRQIYDENLKHKLQSIQFDTGEFVTDNDLVETMDIDRMVELAKQELKNPYPPHIYFKRPQQMIYLFRTMELQSREYLIHLSKTDIPHRQLQDRIRQLKKTTKQELDYFQYYIDSIKNEITRETYNESHLQEKFFRILNTNFYDSIASPSTLKLKICIEYVYEQIFGKCEEGHQNLQDPMKILEVMYEDYNLRLDSLDFKIVNQAQQDFFTQDLKTMKNAYAAQRELRAFREMTTAMNKAFLPPSKYKRPTFSKFLDKKSRMALVIAEKRKSQLMSGERVRPKQMKITPEEQDGLIMFTEWCEGTNPSPYLAEYYKYVKPAFEWVPRKSVLP, from the coding sequence ATGTCGTGCTTAAAAGAAAAGCCTAAGCCAATGGTTCCACTTAAAACTTTGGACATAATATTCCGACGACGTTACGTGCCAAATACTCAGCACTATTTTGCAAATAGAAAACATGCTGTAAAAGAAGAAAAGGTAGTCATGAAATCTAGACCATTTCGAATACCAAGATCTGAAAAATTACtatcatatattaaatacagtgatcgtaaagaaaaattaattagcAAGAACAGATTGTCCCAACCGttacatttaaaagataatCTTAGAATAGCCGCTACAAGAGATATTTCAGAAAGACTTTTTGTGGAAGAGCCCCTTGATGATGTAAGAGCAGTTGTTGAAATTCACCCGGAGTTTTATACAGTTATTGAAGGACGACCATTACGAAGTTTTGATGATATAAAAGTTTATGtgaataatataagaaattatgCCATGAATCGTCAGCAAATCGGGTACAGGCGTGATCTTATTATGAAAATAGAACAAAATATAGTTGATGAATCGAAAGAATATGATGATATCGTAATAAAACTGAAACAGCATATAAAAGATTTTCAAAGATTCTTAACAGAAGATTATAAAATATCCTGTGCTAAAGTTTCACGAGCAGAGAAAGTCTATGCTGAATTGGTGGCGAAAAATTCTGAATTTTTAGGTTATGtatcaaaattaacaattttgaacaatattttattcaaacttgATGCAATACgcagtattttaaaaatttatagaagttatttaatattcgtagCGCCGTTATCATGGCGACAAATCTATGACgagaatttaaaacataaattacaatcaatacAGTTTGATACTGGAGAGTTTGTAACTGATAACGATTTAGTTGAAACTATGGATATCGACAGAATGGTGGAGTTAGcaaaacaagaattaaaaaatccatatcctccacacatatattttaaacgtcCACagcaaatgatttatttatttcggaCAATGGAATTGCAAAGTAGAGAATATTTAATACATCTTTCAAAAACTGATATACCTCATAGGCAGCTACAAGATCGTATACGGCAATTGAAAAAAACAACCAAACAAGAGCTTGATTATTTTCAATACTACATTGatagtataaaaaatgaaataactcGAGAAACTTACAATGAAAGTCATTTACAAGAAAAgttttttagaattttaaacacaaatttttaCGATAGCATAGCCAGTCCCAGCAcacttaaattgaaaatttgtatTGAGTATGTATACGAACAAATTTTCGGCAAGTGTGAGGAAGGTCATCAAAATCTGCAAGACCCTATGAAAATTCTAGAAGTCATGTATGAAGATTACAATTTGCGTCTTGATTCTTTAGACTTTAAAATAGTTAATCAAGCTCAACAGGATTTCTTCACACAGGAtctaaaaacaatgaaaaatgcATATGCAGCTCAACGCGAACTCAGAGCGTTCCGTGAAATGACAACTGCGATGAATAAAGCTTTTTTGCCTccttcaaaatataaaagaccGACCTTTTCTAagtttttagataaaaaaagtcGGATGGCTTTGGTAATTGCCGAAAAACGAAAGTCACAGCTCATGAGTGGTGAACGTGTACGGcctaaacaaatgaaaattactCCGGAAGAGCAAGATGGGTTGATAATGTTCACAGAATGGTGCGAAGGTACGAATCCATCACCATATTTagcagaatattataaatatgttaagcCTGCTTTTGAGTGGGTACCACGAAAATCCGTCCTGCCTTGA
- the LOC124536457 gene encoding uncharacterized protein LOC124536457 yields the protein MALLPDLDIKSLLNVVEENFERIGLKTFAIRMIYIGEHGLPKDQLIKNFEATINDVNAGYWDIKLCGLLMVYDSYFIHIIEGSEDTVHRHLRFLFEREVKLAQLSTQDDDASSSAVEEGKEGLTVILGEEKVAHEIKMFKRLKMLTVYHCIQTLMFEDWRALTARPPSLIGTLDIHGSMSEHMEQLRICLDKIKRICAYAKADEDLSFEGLSAVDPKMEALPEVALLDYLLQSRFILDLRHVVHLHRRVDDYAFYFENVWPLPTHFTPRLLYKLKVDDSFVEPLPVMPWEMVKKEVDEEEKEERQSGSSSSD from the exons ATGGCGTTATTGCCTGATTTAGATATTAAATCTTTGCTTAATGTTGTAGAGGAAAATTTCGAGCGAATTGGCTTG AAAACCTTTGCTATTCGTATGATTTATATCGGAGAGCATGGTCTGCCAAAAGAtcagttaataaaaaatttcgAAGCAACAATAAACGACGTCAATGCGGGTTATTGGGATATTAAATTGTGTGGTTTGCTTATGGTTTATGAcagttattttatacatataattgag GGATCTGAGGATACTGTTCATAGACATctaagatttttatttgaacgAGAAGTGAAATTGGCACAGCTGAGCACTCAAGACGATGACGCTTCATCTTCAGCGGTAGAAGAAGGGAAGGAAGGTCTTACTGTTATTCTAGGAGAAGAAAAGGTCGCacatgaaattaaaatgttcaaGCGTCTGAAAATGCTGACTGTATATCATTGCATACAAAca CTTATGTTTGAAGACTGGCGAGCCTTGACCGCGCGGCCACCGTCTCTCATTGGCACGCTGGATATTCATGGTTCCATGTCTGAGCACATGGAACAATTGCGAATTTGTctcgataaaattaaaagaatttgtGCATATGCGAAAGCTGATGAAGAT TTGTCATTCGAGGGGTTAAGCGCAGTGGACCCTAAAATGGAAGCGTTACCTGAAGTGGCTTTATTGGACTATCTCCTACAATCACGATTCATTTTAGATCTTCGACATGTTGTACATTTGCATCGACGTGTTGACGACTACGCTTTCTACTtcg AGAACGTATGGCCTCTTCCTACTCACTTCACACCTCGTCTTCTTTACAAATTGAAGGTAGACGATTCATTTGTGGAGCCTCTTCCAGTAATGCCTTGGGAGATGGTAAAAAAAGAGGTCGatgaagaagaaaaagaagaacGGCAAAGTGGCAGTTCTTCAAGCGATTAA
- the LOC124536375 gene encoding probable ATP-dependent RNA helicase ddx42 — protein MSSNWNNSRGENGGSKFGGNKFGSNNTSRFGNGGSKFGGGGGKFGGGGGGYGGGKKEFSGGQNMRRPNWDSLSLQPFNKDFYNPPPSVLNRSPYEVEEYRNEHEVTVSGAEVPNPIQHFEEGNFPDYVMSSIKGMGYKDPTPIQAQGWPIAMSGKNLVGIAQTGSGKTLAYILPAIVHINNQPPVRRGDGPIALVLAPTRELAQQIQQVATDFGNAAYVRNTCIFGGAPKREQARDLERGVEIVIATPGRLIDFLEKGTTNLQRCTYLVLDEADRMLDMGFEPQIRKIIEQIRPDRQTLMWSATWPKEVRKLAEDYLGDYVQINVGSMQLSANHNILQIVDVCQEHEKENKLNVLLQEIGQNQDPGAKTIIFVETKRKVENITRNIRRYGWPAVCMHGDKTQQERDDVLYQFKQGRASILVATDVAARGLDVDGIKFVINFDYPNSSEDYIHRIGRTGRSKSKGTSYAFFTPSNSRQAKDLVSVLQEANQIISPQLQTMADRCGGGGGGWNRNRFGGGRGGGGSFKRGSNFGRGNGHGSSGHKRFNEYIMALNVLKSFLIRNDFVKVFLKDGKKVLQSRAYSIGISTNCKDKPNYIVLRNNVARDWQLTRFSVRNQLYSTQTAQQSDSEYCSENNITVIGDDIPSPIRDIDTSNLPDYIKNFLKEQDFTKPTVIQSQGWPIAISGKNFVGIAQTGTGKTLAYLLPAVIQLKENKGRKGRGPRVLVLAPTRELARQIEEVAKDFQKLLNIRCLCIYGGVSRTGQAEQLKAGVDILIATPGRLNDFINSKVTNLSRCTYVVLDEADRMLDMGFEPQIREALEEVPYDRQILMFSATWPKEVQYLAKDYLGEFVQVNVGSTELSANHNIQQHIHVCEQEEKMSKFKSIMHDISGQGFGKLLVFTNTKKFVDSLSLMLRRNGWPAAGIHGDKTQLQRDSVINKFRSGKTNILVATDVAARGLDVEGVTHVINYDYPNTSEDYIHRIGRTGRLQNTGIAHTILTSENARQAKSLIAVLKEANQEVPEVLHQLAKENVKTKYQHSRYTPNKYNSNTNRKWNKFRSNKMY, from the exons GTCTAGCAACTGGAACAATAGCCGTGGTGAAAACGGTGGTTCCAAATTTGGAGGAAACAAATTTGGTAGCAACAACACATCGAGATTTGGGAATGGTGGCTCCAAATTTGGAGGTGGTGGAGGGAAATTTGGCGGTGGTGGAGGTGGCTACGGTGGTGGCAAGAAAGAATTTTCGGGCGGTCAGAACATGAGGCGTCCAAATTGGGATTCTTTGTCTCTGCAACCATTCAACAAAGATTTTTACAATCCACCTCCATCAGTTCTTAATAGATCACCATATGAAGTAGAAGAATACAGAAATGAACATGAGGTTACTGTTAGTGGAGCTGAGGTTCCAAACCCTATTCAGCATTTTGAAGAGGGAAATTTCCCCGATTATGTCATGTCATCTATCAAAGGGATGGGTTACAAAGATCCAACACCAATCCAAGCACAGGGCTGGCCAATTGCTATGTCGGGAAAAAATTTGGTTGGTATTGCACAAACTGGATCGGGTAAAACGTTAGCCTATATTTTACCTGCCATTGTGCACATAAATAACCAGCCTCCTGTCAGACGAGGTGATGGTCCCATTGCTCTTGTGCTAGCACCCACTAGAGAACTTGCACAACAGATTCAGCAAGTAGCCACTGACTTTGGCAATGCAGCCTATGTTCGTAATACTTGCATATTTGGAGGTGCTCCTAAACGTGAACAAGCGCGTGATTTGGAAAGGGGAGTGGAAATTGTTATTGCCACTCCTGGACGGTTAATTGACTTCTTGGAAAAAGGCACAACTAATTTACAGCGGTGCACATATTTAGTTCTGGATGAAGCTGACCGTATGTTGGACATGGGTTTTGAACCccaaataagaaaaataattgaacaaaTTCGCCCAGACAGACAAACTTTAATGTGGTCTGCAACATGGCCCAAAGAAGTTAGAAAATTGGCAGAGGATTACCTTGGTGACTATGTACAAATCAATGTTGGTTCAATGCAGCTGTCTGCTAACCATAACATCCTACAAATTGTAGATGTTTGCCAAGAACATGAGAAAGAAAACAA ATTAAATGTGTTGCTTCAAGAAATAGGACAAAACCAAGATCCTGGAGcaaaaactataatttttgTTGAAACCAAAAGGAaagtagaaaatataacaagaaataTTAGACGATATGGATGGCCTGCTGTTTGCATGCACGGGGACAAAACACAACAAGAAAGAGATGACGTCTTATATCAATTCAAGCAAGGACGTGCTAGTATACTAGTTGCAACTGATGTTGCAGCCAGAGGATTAG ATGTGGAtggaattaaatttgttataaacttCGACTACCCTAATTCATCGGAGGACTACATTCACCGAATTGGCAGAACGGGACGATCAAAATCAAAAGGAACATCATATGCCTTTTTCACACCTTCAAATTCTCGTCAAGCTAAGGACCTAGTTTCTGTACTCCAAGAGGCAAATCAG atCATTAGCCCTCAACTGCAAACTATGGCTGACCGCTGTGGAGGTGGAGGCGGAGGATGGAATAGAAATAGATTTGGAGGTGGCCGTGGAGGCGGTGGCTCATTTAAAAGAGGATCAAACTTCGGCAGGGGCAATGGACATGGCAGCAGTGGTCATAAaagatttaatgaatat atcatggctcttaatgttttaaaaagttttttaatacgCAATGATTTCGTCAAAgt attcCTCAAAGATGGTAAAAAGGTTTTGCAAAGCAGAGCATATTCAATTGGAATAAGCACTAACTGTAAAGATAAAccaaattatatagttttacgaAACAATGTAGCAAGAGACTGGCAGTTAACTAGGTTTTCAGTAAGAAATCAATTGTATTCTACACAAACAGCACAACAAAGTGATAGTGAATATTGtagtgaaaataatattactgttaTCGGAGACGACATACCTAGCCCAATAAGAGACATAGACACAAGCAATCTtccagattatataaaaaattttttgaaAGAGCAGGACTTTACAAAGCCAACAGTAATTCAATCTCAGGGATGGCCTATTGCAATATCTGGTAAAAATTTTGTTGGTATTGCTCAGACAGGTACTGGGAAAACATTGGCATATTTATTGCCTGCAGTAATTcagttaaaagaaaataaagggCGAAAAGGAAGAGGACCAAGGGTGCTAGTTTTAGCGCCTACAAGAGAATTAGCAAGGCAGATTGAAGAAGTTGCTAAGGAttttcaaaaattgttaaatatacgGTGCTTATGTATATATGGTGGTGTCAGTAGAACAGGTCAAGCTGAACAGTTAAAGGCAGGAGTTGATATATTGATAGCCACACCTGGTagattaaatgattttattaatagtaaagtCACAAACTTGAGTCGCTGTACCTATGTTGTGTTGGATGAAGCTGACAGAATGTTGGATATGGGCTTTGAACCTCAGATCCGTGAGGCTTTGGAAGAAGTACCATATGACAgacaaattttaatgttttccgCTACATGGCCAAAGGAAGTACAGTATTTGGCAAAGGATTATTTAGGAGAGTTTGTTCAGGTCAATGTTGGTTCCACAGAATTGTCAGCAAATCACAACATTCAACAACATATCCATGTATGTGAGCAAGAAGAAAAGATGAGCAA GTTTAAATCAATTATGCATGATATATCCGGACAAGGCTTTGGGAAACTGCTAGTGTTTACCAATACAAAGAAATTTGTTGACAGTTTGTCTCTTATGTTAAGAAGGAATGGTTGGCCAGCTGCAGGTATACATGGTGATAAGACACAGTTGCAAAGGGATAGTGTTATTAACAAATTTAGAAGTGGTAAAACGAATATACTTGTTGCTACTGATGTGGCAGCTAGAGGATTAG atGTGGAGGGGGTAACACATGTGATCAATTATGATTACCCGAATACTTCAGAAGATTATATACATAGGATTGGACGAACTGGTCGCTTACAGAATACTGGTATTGCTCACACAATCCTTACCAGTGAAAATGCAAGACAGGCTAAAAGTTTAATTGCGGTTTTGAAAGAAGCAAATCAG GAAGTTCCAGAGGTCTTACATCAGTTAGCCAAAGAAAATGTGAAAACCAAATATCAGCACTCCAGATACACTCCAAACAAGTACAACTCAAATACCAATAGAAAATGGAATAAATTTCGtagcaataaaatgtattag